The proteins below are encoded in one region of Apium graveolens cultivar Ventura chromosome 4, ASM990537v1, whole genome shotgun sequence:
- the LOC141720542 gene encoding uncharacterized protein LOC141720542: MMKTRRNSGSKLCSSLLKNLELEVAEALTDLANPSEISTHLQEDEQKSKVSIWSAGNMRQTVQSSPFHLALWSDNKEDHAVEVQQNGERESSLTIRKATQAGEDAEFPPNPNGTQTRAKAIQDLNVVPEDSVVEGQQDSEKECHIAVTEPIRTEENTEIQKDPKEGKSSAPHVTCKSRRDLNRLTEDQKEARRLRRMLANRLSARQTILKRQARCDELARKAAELQCENDNLKKEKEAAMREYASLKRTNKRLKSQLNMSGVTEESEVEEEVDETQEGSKSDNGHTRTTTSLSTHQYYIFNQPSSFPFVLPYSTPGSNTVQTAPQDGIFVASQAPVLANSPNCSLMEYENPLRMNIPGNTSYALPYHWFIPPMHPAERIPPQPMDLAGKLNANNQSTTNSYWKSIADIKRDQRLAPNMMTGEASTSVETIMPSVQVHHGNGSRKKLRNKTKVTSEAAAATSEGIEETVGGLSVRQNDSSKRRNEVSTCAAATSSSSEENPQQPVDSLLRRRMGAYSAAAARKKRKEVIKTKNFQYSRQARVRISSN; this comes from the exons ATGATGAAAACTCGGAGAAACTCAGGCTCTAAGTTATGTTCTTCTTTATTAAAAAATTTGGAACTAGAAGTAGCAGAAGCTTTAACAGATCTTGCTAATCCTTCTGAAATTAGTACACATCTAcaagaagatgaacagaaaagcAAAGTCTCTATTTGGTCAGCTGGAAACATGAGACAGACAGTGCAATCCTCTCCTTTCCATCTAGCACTATGGTCAGATAATAAG GAGGATCATGCAGTTGAGGTTCAGCAGAATGGTGAGAGGGAAAGTAGTCTGACCATAAGAAAGGCGACACAGGCCGGGGAAGATGCTGAGTTTCCACCAAATCCTAATGGCACCCAAACTCGCGCCAAGGCAATACAGGATTTGAACGTTGTTCCAGAG GATTCTGTTGTTGAGGGTCAGCAAGATTCTGAAAAGGAATGCCATATAGCGGTGACAGAGCCAATACGGACAGAAGAAAATACTGAAATTCAAAAAGATCCTAAAGAAGGAAAAAGTTCTGCACCACATGTTACCTGCAAGTCAAGACGGGATTTGAATAGGCTAACCGAG GATCAGAAGGAGGCACGGAGGCTCCGTCGTATGTTAGCGAACAGGTTGTCTGCCAGACAGACAATTCTTAAGAGACAG gCTCGTTGTGATGAGCTCGCAAGGAAAGCTGCTGAATTACAATGTGAAAATGACAATCTAAAGAAG GAAAAAGAGGCAGCTATGAGAGAGTATGCTTCTTTGAAGAGAACTAACAAGAGATTGAAATCTCAG TTGAATATGAGTGGAGTGACAGAGGAGTCTGAGGTTGAAGAAGAAGTTGATGAAACTCAAGAGGGTTCAAAGTCTGACAATGGTCATACACGGACTACAACATCTTTGAGTACTCACCAGTATTATATATTTAACCAACCATCAAGTTTTCCGTTTGTGTTACCATATAGTACTCCAGGTTCTAATACTGTCCAGACTGCACCTCAAGATGGCATCTTTGTTGCATCACAAGCTCCTGTGCTGGCAAATAGTCCAAACTGTTCTTTAATGGAATATGAAAATCCTTTAAGGATGAATATTCCAGGAAATACTTCATATGCACTGCCATACCATTGGTTCATTCCTCCTATGCATCCAGCTGAGCGAATCCCTCCTCAACCCATGGATTTGGCTGGTAAACTGAATGCAAATAATCAGTCCACTACCAATTCATATTGGAAAAGTATAGCTGATATAAAGAGAGATCAAAGGTTAGCACCTAATATGATGACAGGTGAAGCTTCTACATCAGTGGAAACTATCATGCCTTCTGTACAGGTGCACCATGGAAATGGTTCGAGGAAAAAGCTTCGAAATAAGACTAAAGTAACATCTGAAGCAGCTGCTGCTACTTCAGAAGGAATTGAGGAAACTGTTGGTGGTCTGAGCGTGAGACAGAATGATTCCAGCAAGAGAAGGAATGAAGTCTCAACTTGTGCAGCAGCTACCAGCAGTTCATCGGAAGAAAATCCTCAACAGCCTGTTGATAGCCTGCTAAGGAGGCGGATGGGTGCCTATTCAGCAGCAGCTGCCAggaagaagaggaaagaagttatAAAAACGAAAAACTTCCAGTATTCCCGTCAAGCTCGTGTTAGAATATCAAGCAATTAG
- the LOC141720543 gene encoding GDSL esterase/lipase At5g03610-like — MNLLKSLPCYFFILIHLLINVYAINSELSSTQNVLISKQGPKPTKLFVFGDSYADTGNIVKSHSPSWKQPYGITFPGKPAGRFSDGRVLTDYIAKSLGIHSPVPYQWRKYGRHHWHNGMNFAFGGTGVFNTDVPLPNMTTQIDLLEKLMLGESVYSKTDLQSSLVLVALAGNDYSNLSTAGGTIPEIMAFITKVVNQLALNLKRIETMGGRKIAVTSLQPLGCLPRETMDSAFHQCNETENTAAIFHNLLLQQAVAKLNNDSYGSKQVFTILDLYTSFNKVIENRGILSGDAMFETPLKPCCTGMSKDYSCGSLNDKGDVMYNVCKNPELAFFWDTVHPTEAGWHEVCYSSLKPTLDKFF; from the exons ATGAACCTCCTAAAATCACTTCCCTGCTATTTCTTCATCCTCATTCATCTCCTCATCAATGTTTATGCTATCAACTCTGAATTATCCTCAACACAAAATGTCCTGATATCGAAACAAGGTCCCAAACCGACGAAGCTGTTCGTGTTCGGGGATTCGTATGCAGATACAGGTAACATTGTAAAGTCACACTCCCCTTCATGGAAGCAGCCTTATGGTATCACATTTCCTGGTAAACCCGCTGGCCGATTCTCCGATGGCCGTGTCCTCACCGATTATATTG CCAAGTCTTTGGGGATCCACTCTCCAGTACCATACCAGTGGCGAAAATATGGCAGACATCATTGGCACAATGGGATGAACTTTGCCTTTGGAGGGACGGGTGTGTTTAATACCGACGTGCCTTTGCCAAACATGACCACCCAAATTGATCTTTTAGAGAAGCTTATGCTTGGTGAGTCAGTCTACAGCAAGACTGACCTGCAATCATCCTTGGTTTTAGTCGCTCTCGCCGGCAATGATTATAGTAACTTATCCACTGCAGGTGGAACTATCCCG GAAATTATGGCCTTTATTACTAAAGTAGTTAACCAACTAGCTTTGAACTTGAAACGTATTGAAACAATGGGTGGGAGGAAAATAGCCGTGACAAGTCTACAGCCCCTGGGATGTCTCCCTCGTGAAACAATGGATTCTGCATTTCATCAATGCAATGAGACTGAGAATACGGCTGCTATCTTTCACAACTTGTTGTTGCAACAAGCTGTGGCAAAGTTAAACAATGACAGTTACGGTAGCAAGCAAGTATTCACCATTCTTGATCTTTATACATCGTTCAACAAAGTAATCGAGAACAGAGGGATTCTATCAG GGGATGCGATGTTTGAGACCCCGCTAAAGCCATGTTGTACGGGAATGAGCAAAGACTATTCCTGTGGAAGCTTAAATGATAAGGGAGATGTAATGTATAATGTATGTAAGAACCCTGAATTGGCATTCTTCTGGGACACAGTTCACCCCACAGAGGCAGGATGGCATGAAGTCTGTTATTCATCTTTGAAACCCACTCTTGACAAGTTTTTTTAG